The Hypomesus transpacificus isolate Combined female chromosome 12, fHypTra1, whole genome shotgun sequence genome segment AAATAGTGTCTTTCCACTCCGCTCGAACTTCCAGCTGCAAATGAACCCTTTAGAGACCGCTGACCTTACCCTGGCAATATTACCTTTATACACTTTCAAGATAATCAgtgcaaaaaaataataattactaAGCTAAAATAATGCTGTATCAAAGTGATTCAGACTTGGTTTTTACCAGTAGAACTCTGGATCTCAGCCAGACCACAATGACACACGAGGCAGAGTTCCAGAGACACTTAGCGACAGGCTCAGATGTATCGAGGGAGCCACCACTCCATTCCCCCAACGACACCACTCGTAAGTGCTGCACCGACGCTGGGAAGACGCCTGGGTGGGGCGGGGCCTCACGCTCAGCTGGCTGAGtcaacgagggagggagggagcccgTGTTGGGTTGCGTCTGAGACCGTGTTTCCACGTGTGGAAACATCTCCTTCCGTCCTCCGTCtaggtctaaccctaaccctccgtctaaccctaaccctccgtcTAGGTCTAACCCTCCGTGTCTAGGTCTAACCCTCCGTCTAGGTCTAACCCTCCGTCTAGGTCTAACCCTCCGTGTAGGTTTAACCCTCCGTCTAGGTCTAACCCTCCGTGTCTAGGTCTAACCCTCCGTCTAGGTCTAACCCTCCGTCTAGGTCTAACCCTCCGTCTAGGTCTAACCCTCCGTGTAGGTCTAACCCTCCGTCTAGGTCTAACCCTCCGTCTAGGTCTAACCCTCTGTCTAGGTCCGGTGATCCTCTCACAAGACTGAAGGGTGATGGCGTGCTCAGATCTTGTCGTGTGAGGTTAGGGTTGAACACAGGAGGTCCAGCAGCACCTTCAAACACTCTGTTCAGCCCTCCATCTCACAGGCTTCCACAAGGAGGAAAAGGACCAACCCTGGTTTGATCAAGTCATTTTCTATACATTCTATATGGCGTCACAAACTGTGACTCCAAAAGTAAAGGTCGAAAACAAGTTAAAAAATACAGTACGACAATCTCAGCACTTGCCCCTGCATAATCATCCTCCAAAAGAGGGAAGATCCCtaagtgggagtcaggtggctgagcggttagggaatcgggcttgtaatctgaaggtcgccagttcgattcccggccgagccgaatgacgttgtgttcttgggcaaggcacttcaccctacttgcctcggggtatgtccctgtacttactgtaagacgctctggataagagcgtctgccaaatgactaaatgtaaatgtagtgtgaGCTGCTGCTGGTGTGAAAACAGCCTGACTGTGCCCGCCCATGCCAAGCCCCCTTTGATCTCTGGTGATGTCGTACCCCGGGCAGAGGGCTGGCAACAGACCCCCTGTTCACAACTTCACATGCCGCCTCTGAAGTCTCAATCTTTGTATTGAACAATAACATGGAGCGTGCTGCACTAAAGCGCACCATGtaatccagagagagagagagagaggaagagagaacgagtgtgtgtgtgtgtgtgtgtcttatcacCAAAGCTAAATTCAAACAGTGCTGTGGGCAGGCGGATGTGTAGTGTACCCAAGCACACGCTGTTGTTTTGCATCATCATGACACCCCACAGCCCCTATCATGCTCCTCTTTTATGAGCCAGTTGCCAGGGTTTTTGTTTCCATGGCCACACACCAGCCTGATGCAAcaaaccccaccaccaccagtcaGCCTCGTCGACCGATTTAACCCCAGCCAACAGAGCCTGAAAGGAGCATTAAATCAGACAAGCACAGCCTAACGTGACGGCACCAGTCTAACAACCTTTTTCTCACCTCTGAACTCCTCTCTGTTATTCGCGTGCACCCTAGTCTTTACTTGTACAGCTGCATTCTGTTCTATGACAAGATCGCTGATTCATACCTGGAGTTAGTACTCAGGGAGTATGCTTTGGTCTGACCACAGGCCTGTCTCACACTATAAACTTCagtatttgtgcatgtgtgtttgtgtgtgcgtgtttcagtacgggcgtgtgtgtttgtgtatgtgtggggttgtgtgtgtgtgtgtatgtatgtgtgtgtttgtgtgtgcgcagggcTAGAAATTGGCACCCGGCAAGCGCCAATGGCGTGTAGATTTTTGGGCTGGCGACCTAATTGTGTCCGATGCTCTGCCATTTGGCGAGTGAATTTGCGGAATACACTTCCCGACTATCGCGCACGTCATGATTTTAAAAAGCTTGCAACGCCAACATGAACAGTTGTGCGCGCATCTAGGTGGCAGAACCGGGAAGATAACAGCTTGAGAAtgacacggataatacaaatagttagattttaaaaAGACAAAAGAGTTTGAGGATGACAGCATTTAAGAGATAAAGCAATTCCccttgatctgtcacatcagaattttgatttgggtcacgaaagtcttgacatttgagtgaCTGCGTCGCCAGATAGACCACAGTCTTactaggcggcagccatgtctctttcttggtcgcgtcatgtcacaaagttcatacttttacagttcggtcaatTCTACAACAAAAGTTTTACACCAaaaaagtcaagcagggcatttcaagagatatgggaattctgctatTAGCCAGCTGGTCTGATGCGAAGACCAAACCTCATGAACAAGGACAACCCATCTCACATTGAGCAAGAGGAGTAGTAGGTCCCTGGAACCCCCTGaattaatacattatttcaAAAAGTAAAATTGGTTGATTTAGTTTAATCCAATCTGAGAGTGATTTACAATGATATTAAAATCATAGGTAACGGTTGTTTATGTCAAACAATTTCAGAGTACGTCTGAAATGCCAGGTTTAATTTTTGCCGCAAAAAATATTATTGGCTaggttttatttaattttttatccATCAGCCATTTTGACCGGTAAgccaaaaagttaatatcaagccctgtgtgtgcatgtggttgtgtatgcatgtggttgtgtatgtgtgcgtttgaggatgtgtgtgcgtgtggttgtgtatgtgtgcgtttgaggttgtgtgtgcgtgtggttgtgtatgtgtgcgtttgaagttgtgcgtttgtgtggttgtgtatgtgtgtggatggggcTCCCCCATGTGGGGTGGCCCCTCCCCCATGCTTCCCCATGCTTCCCAGGGGGCCTTACCTGGGTTGTTGGCTTCCCCCTCCAGCACGTGGAGCTCCGTGCACTCGGCCAGGCTGTGTTCCAGACACAGCTGGAGAAAGCGTGCCTGGGTCTGGCTCACCCTCTTCAGCAGGGACAGCAGAGCCACAGTCTGCTCACACTCATTCCACCCTTTAAACCAGCTGGCCAGGACACCCACCTGGTCACGAAACATCATGATCCGgggggccaggtgtgtgtgagcgttttgggggggcgggggggctccCCTCCCTCTCGGGTCGTcgacgggggggtgggggggggggggagatggtgggTGAACTCAGAACGCGAGCTTGTTCTCTCCTGCAGCTGGTTCACTGGGGGCTGTCggcgagggaggctggggggctgtcggcgagggaggctggggggctgtcggcgagggaggctggggggctgtcagcgaggggggctggggtgcgCTCAGCAAGGGGGGCTGGGGTGCggtcagggaggggggttggggtgcgGTCAgcgaggggggctggggggctgtcgGGTGGTCGTACTTGGGGCATGAGGGGTTTGATCCACTCAGTTCAGGTGGTGCAGCATAGTCGGGGCTCGACTGTTGAGGGTGGGGCGGGAAGAGACGGTGTTTCTCAGGTGTTTCTGTCGCCAGGTGTTTCCCAGGACCCACCTGGACCAGAGGGACTTGGCTTGAAGGAGATTCAGATTGACTTCAGCATGCGCTGTCACACCTGGTCTACCCACATGGACATCTTCCTCAGGGATCCCCCTTAGGCCTGCAACCAGAAAAACTGCTCAGAGGGatatctaacacacacacacacacacacatttggatacacaaatacacacacacacaacaaagtcACACGCAAAAAAAACAACCTTGTTTCTTCGATCATACTTTCTTTACTTGAGGATTCGATAACTGATACACATGGGCATTGTAGGCTAATCACATTTAATGGCTACGGCAACAAATGTTCGGTGCTTTGCGTAGGCTACTTGACTTTAGGAGTCGCCTCGCTTTCGTCTCAGAGGGCTTGTGGCATTCACCGCCCTGACTAAAATAAACCATATCCACCCATTCCTAAAAATACAATTGTTGGTACAAGTAACTAGCAACATCCCGGTATTTCCCAGGCGAACGACTGCAGTCTGTAGCTCGTCGCCGTGGCAGACAGTCGAGCCCAAATGATCATATCATGAATTTACTAAACGTGCCAAAAAACGATATCGCTTTCACGAAAACCTTCGGGTCTACATTGACAGCAATGTAGAAACGTTAGCGCAATCTTTTACATAAGCAACGACGTGGGCCTAAACCATTTATATCCAAATCTTACCTTTTAAGTCGATGTCAGCATTAACCGGTCTCTAAAACTGTCACTTCATCAACAGTGGGAATAATGGGCAGCTGCCTCTGCGCGACGATGTTTGAATTTGGGATTGATGCAAAGGAAAGGCTTTCGAACGAACATGAATAACTGAGCAGTCTGAACTGCAGTCTAAAATTTCATAAAATGTGACCAGACCAAAGCTATGCAGCACGGTGAATACGTATATTCTTTTAAAAGGCTACGGTTCCACTAAACTAAAGACCTGTTTTAAGTTATATAGATTtaagcataaaaatacaatgGATTTTTCAACGATAGGGTTTGGCTCCTACACTCCTACTATAACATTCGTATTACACATTGCAGTCTATCACGCGTGAGATTAAATGTTATTTTAACCTGCCCAGCTATTGAGAAAACAATTCGGACTAAAGGAACGTCAAAATGCCGCAGAACCTTCGTAAAACTGGCAGAAGAAACGGTTGAATATTACTTACTGGGCACAGTTGCATCGGTAGGCTCTTTAGTCGCAGGACAGGGCGCAACAATTAGTAAGATAGTGGGGAGCAGTGCCCCTTCACTctggatctgtgtgttttgccaTCTTGACTAACTTTTCCGACTACAGTTACTCTTGTTGAACCAGAGGAGAGACTCGGCATTGCTTTCCACATGCTAATAATTAACACGGAGCATTACGTCAGGGGCTTGGCAGCAGACAAGGAAGCAAAAATAGAGAATGGAGTTAGGGACAGATAGCACAGCCTCAAGCAACGCAGGCGACTGACAGTGATTAGCGAATTGTTGGGAAAAAATGGTTTCCACACAAAACAGTACAAAATCAATACAACTAGTTAACAAGGCTGAAGTTGAGTTCAAAAGTAAAGAGCAGTGGGTTTAGGTTACATGTTATTTTATATATGCTTCGGATCCCTATCTTAGCCCAGCATTAAAGGGGAAAACGTTTGCTTGTGCAAACGCACAGCACCGTTGGGTTCAATCTTTTTGTACAGGTTTGTCAGCAAATATAACAACGTGTTCTATCAATGAAACCTCTGTGAcgcctttctccctttcttgaAGTTGTTCATAGTAATGTCGCTATGGCGGACCGCATTCCATCCGGTAGAGGACGCCGTTGTATAAccgtagactaggctacagctcAATTCAAAGAGGACACTGAATTTCATACAGGGTTTGAACATAGTCTATGGGTGAAGCTGCATAACTTGACAAGTATCCAACTGTGCGTGATCAACCATTGTAGAAACGTTTAGGAGTTAGCTCAAATAAACTGAGGTTATTTTGAAAGGCATCCATTTCCATTGTAAACTTAGTAGCCAGGTTAATGCCAGGCAATACTAGTAGGCCTATAATAAATATTGTACACTTTCGTTGGTGAGACCGCAAGATAGAGAATCTAAAAGTTAAGGCCGACGCCTATTTTCGCCCATTCTTCGAATTATTCCTGGGCCATAATTTGACAACATTTGCCAGAAAATGGCCTCGGATTTAATGTTTTAAAATATTGACGGAAGTTAAGGAAAGGTTCCCCTCAAGTCTAGCCTTTGCTTCCACCTTGTGGTTTGGCTATGTGGCATGCTACGACACTCAATTTACACTGACTAGGCTATATATCTGGCATATTTTAAACCTAACAGACGACATACCATTGTCAGGGTCAGAGACATTTCATTTACTCCGTGTAAAATGCCTTCATGGCAGTACATTTTACTTTGAAACTTTAAACTGCGAAGCGGGCAGCTCAGGTCACGTTCTTCACGTAGACCCAGTCAAGTAACGCAATAGGAAGCTGGTGTCAATTCCTTATTTGGGACCTAGCCCTAGCTACTATGAATAATTGTTCCGTTTTAATTTGTGTTTGTCCACCAAATAGTGTGTAACCGCAACGTAGCCTACATGCACTTTCAGAGTAGGATCTTGGTGGTTTATTTTCTCCATAGACCGATAAAACTCTGACGAAATGAAAAACTACGTTTTCCTGGTTACTTTGTATTCGATTCTTAATCTAAGGTTGTCAAACTCGAGCTCCTCCGCCTCCCAGAGGTGCTTCTGTCAGGTAAGCGCGTGAACGCCTACCCGCCAAATACCATAACGACGGTATGACCAAGCTAGCTCTTTTTTCCCTACAAAGACAACATGATATGATTATTATCCAGTTAATGCCAAGCTTACAAGAAACGGTTGGACTACTACTAAGAAGTAGCTACATGTCAGACCCATAATCCCCGTGTTGTTGCAGGTGACAGGTAGTTTGGATGACTGCACTTGTGATGTGGAGACAATTGATGCCTTTAACAACGAACATCTTTTCCCCAAACTTCAAAAGCTGCTTGAATCTGACTACTTCAGGTTCTATAAGGTTGGTCCGAACAATCTATTTGTGCTTGTGAATTTAGTGAATCATACAATGGTGTTTTCAGTATTATTCTCAGGCCTCGTATCTATTAGGTGAACCTGAATAAACCGTGTCCATTCTGGAGGGATGACTCTCAGTGTGGTCATAAAGACTGTGCTGTGAAGCTTTGTACTCCTGTGAGTATGGACTTGTTAAAAACGTCAACAATTATGTATTCATCTTATACCAGCTGAGATGGCAACTTTTTCCCTCCTCACAGAATGAGGTACCTGAAGGAATCAAAACTCACAGCCACAACAAGGTAAGAAACAACATTAAACCACATTTGAAACCAAAGCTAAGACCTATTTTTACATCGTATTTTACTGTATGGGATATACTGGAGTTATTATATAGCCTGCAAAACCACAAGCTAATAATGATATGACGTGTGTAACGGAAGCCTTCTTAGAGGCAGGGTAAAAATATCACAGGACAGCCTGTCAAAGCCACCagtctcttctcccctccctgtctgtatgtacagtacacagcCGATGCCAACAACCATCTCCAAGACTGTGAGCAGACCCTGCAGCTTGGTGCTGTCGATGGCTCTCTCAGGTCGGTCTCAGACACATGCCACAGGAGGCTCCTGGTGCTGTTAATTAACAGGACAACGCGGTGACAGGCTTGCAGACAAAAGAACTGACCTTGTCGCgtatctttttcttcttctcggACGTAGCGATAAGACCAGACGAGCCGTCGTGGAGTGGGGCAAGCACGACGACGAGGAGGAGAGCTTCTGCGTGGCCGACGGTAAAACACCTGAGGAGGATTATACACGGCTTTCCTTTGAGTTGCTTTTTCAAAAGGCAATGCCAAATCCACTTTCCAAAAGCTAGAACTACTGAACAAACGTTTGAATATAGGAAAACATATCATGAATAGGGAaataacatgtgtgtgtgtgtgtgggggggggggtatatataaatatgctgAATATGTAAATGTTGGGTAAAGGGGAAAGTGTCAGAAGCAAATGATCTTTCTGTGTGACTGAGCTCTTCCTCTTGATTCCCAGATGAGGAGAGTCCGGACTCCCAGTACGTGGATCTGCTTCTGAACCCAGAGCGCTTCACAGGCTACAAAGGCCCAGAAGCTTGGCAGATCTGGAACAGCATCTACGAAGAAAACTGTTTCAAGTAGGAACCACCATCACTGTTGGAATCATCACCAGGCTTTTCCCATTTGGAACTGCCAAGTTTcgcagtttttgttgttgttgtattcaTCATGTTTTGCAGGTGCCTTCATTAACTGTAAGGTTTTTGCTAACCTGATTAAAACGTCTTTGTCTTTTCCTCTAAGGCCGTATACTGTGAAGAGACCCTTGAATCCTTTAGCTTCATACAGTGGTAAAGGCAGCATCCTAATAAAATATTGACCTTATTTGCAAGGAATGTGTGCAATATTAACCCCAACTGATATGTTTGCATCTTTCCACTTCCCCAGGAAATGAGGGTTAGTGTTGCGTTTTCACTGTGACAAACTTAACGCATGCATCCCACCCCGCAATGATGTACTTATTTTATTTGCTGAAGTGAATTTAACACGTCGCATAAAAACAAATTCTCATTTTCAGGGAAGACATTTTACAGCTGGTTGGAAGGTAGGTCCTTTAAACTAAACCCCTCTTTGTTCAGTATATGTGTGTCCACGTGCAGGAATCTTAACCCTGCGTCCTGCTCCCCTCCAGATCAGTGCGTGGAGAAAAGAGCCTTCTACCGCCTGGTGTCCGGTCTGCACGCCAGCATCAACATACACCTGAGTGCCAGGTATCTCATAGACGGTCAGTTCCTTcctttatatacacacacacacacacacacacacacagaaggctaTGCTGAGATTATAAAGTGTTCACGTTTTGTCTTTCTAATCCCTCCCTAAGATAACTGGTTCCAGAGAAAGTGGGGTCATAATATCTCAGAGTTCCAGCAGCGCTTCGATGCAGAGCTGACCAGTGGCGAGGGACCAAAGAGGTTGCGTAATCTCTACTTCCTGTACCTGATAGAGCTACGTGCCTTGGCCAAAGTCCTGCCTTTTTTCCAGCGCCCATACTTCCAGCTCTACACTGGCCAACCTGCACAGGACAGGCAACACAAAAGCCTTCTCCTAGAGCTCCTCCAAGTGGCCAAGTGAGTGTACTACAAGCTTTGAAACTGGGGAATCGGACCAGTCAACAGAGGGGTCTAATGAACATGGGGGAAGATGTCACCTTCTAGCGATCCTTTCAATGAAGTATTATTGTCGCCATCTCTCTCCCAGGTCTTTCCCTCTGCACTTTGATGAAATGTCGCTGTTTACCGGGGATAAGAAGGAGGCAGCAAGGCTTAAGGTTTTTGTACCACTTGTCTGCTACTGTGAGCATCGGCCATTTTAGAAGCACAATCCAGCTCTGACACACCCTGGGTACATTTCACCTCCTCATCTCACCGGCCCTTCTGTTGCTGGTTTCAGGAAGACTTTAAGTTGACGTTCCGCAACATCTCCAGGATCATGGACTGTGTTGGCTGCTTCAAGTGTCGGCTCTGGGGCAAACTACAGGTACATTCATACAAAAAGACACTATAGACACGCAGCGCATTCGCtaggaatcctttttgacaccGCCAGTTTCGAACAGCTCCCTCATATGaccatgggtgatcaggaatgtctattctcagtcatgttGACATTGCTGACTTTATAAATTAGTGTATATAGtgtcaacctttaaaatgtttttttatcagTATTGTTACAACATTTCCcgaaaattaaattaaaacaacTTGTTTTCAACTCTTCAAAACTTTTATCAATATAGTTTCaacctgttaaaaaaaaaaacgtttgttgGTAAAAATATATTGTTTCAACCTTTTCAAGACGCAAGGTCTCGGCACAGCCCTGAAGATTCTTTTCTCAGAGCGCCAGATCGAGGAACTCCCCAAGTCAGGCGGTCGGCCCTCCTTCCAGCTGAGCCGCCAGGAGATCGTCTCCCTCTTCAACGCTATTGGACGGTAAGACACATAACCCAACCACCATCCACCTATAAAGTCCATAGCAACCCGTCTCCGTGGACCCTCACAGATGTGTATGAACGTACCTCAGTAGATTAGAACTGCTTCggaacatactgtacattcactACCGGGAAATGGATATATTTATCTTTATGTATTTGTGTTCTAGCATCTCAACAAGCATTAGGGAGCTTGAGAACTTCAGGAATCTGCTAACAGACGTCTGGTGAAGAGAGGTTTATTCCTCCACACTTCCTTCTAAAAACCACTGACCTGCACGAAGGGGAGAAACCGCCACATCAACCTACATTCTGCACTCCTACATTCCATTTTTTCTAACTAAGTAACCCTGTTCTACATGTGCTACTCATCGTTTCTCAattatatatctttttttgtcGTCAACACTGGAGTTATTGATTTCAAATGTGACCCTCTTGAGGGCCTGAATGAAGAATAAACATGGAGTGACCTACACCATCTGTTAGTTATCATGGTAGCCTCGAGCGAGGAGATGCCTTACTTTAATCTgcaagcagggtgtgtgtgacgcGGGGTGTCAAACATTGTTTACACGTTCATTTACCAGTACACAAACATCAACAAGCATTAATGTCATGCAAGCTGAGATCCTTTTCCCTGTGACGCACATGCGACAGGCCTGACAGTGAAGGTATTGATCAGGCCTAATCACCTTCATGTCAGCGCCGGGGACTGGACAGGAATAGATCAATGACTGATAATGGAAGACACATCTGAACATTGCTACacacggggggtggggggggggggggagagagagagagagacactgagaatacacgaggggaggagagagagagacactgagaatacacaaggggaggagagacactgagaatacaggaggggaggtgaggagagacacTGAGAATACACGAGGGATGTTTCAGGAACTCACGGGCGTGACAGCTAAGTCTGGTTTGACCAAAGCCAAGTCAACTGTAAGCTCAAGGGTTCCGCCAAGAAACCAAACGCAATTCAGGGGTTGTCAGACAAAGGGTCGTCTCTGTGAGGAAACCCTGGCACGGCTTCTGGTATGCAGGCCGAACTGGTGAAAGACAGAAGGCAGTTGATACATCTGTCGATTTTTAAGTGGTAAACATGGTTTTCTTAACCCACAGAGAGTTCAGTGCTTTTCCTTGTTCCCGTCTCTATCCCAGCATCCTGATTCAGCTTTCCCTTGACTGATTTACGACTCTTGCCTTACACAATCTCACAGATGAGTTCAAACCCAGGTGGACCCATTTAAAGGTCAACAAGGCAGTATTTCACCAGTATAGCCACACGGATGTCACAGGCTTTGCCAGCAACAATTTATGCTGTTAAGATCGAGTAAATAATTTAACGGTTTAGGATTATGAAATGACATGAATTTCTATGGTTTTTCACCATGCAGCAGCATGTGCTATTGACAGCACAACCCTTCACCTCAAACCAACCAATTAACAGATTATTTCCATCATATCCATACACAACGATAACTAGTTTGTTTAGTTTAAAACAGTGCAGTAAAACTTTATTTTTAACATGGTAGTGCTTGCATACATTTTTTGTGATCTATGAAAGATGGGTAAACTTGTTACATTCATTGGCCACAAACAGAAATTCCGAAACAATTATAGTTATTATAAACGCTACCATGGCCTTTGGCAGGACACAAAATAGCAAAGATAGTCATATAGATTTCacagaaacaaaataaaatctgaataaaaatacaatattcTCAATTCATAAACTTTCACacaaaccccccctccccccaatctGTACTGATGTTAAGTGTGAGTGAGTATTAGCGTAGCAGAATGCTGCATGTTCTTGAATATGAGGACAATGATATCCACATCTCAGTCAGATTGTTCCCATTGATTGTACTGTCTCTGTTCACAGCAACTAACACAATTTAGCTTTAGTACCATGTTAGAAACCATAAGAAAATGCTCAATTTAAGACCCAGAGCTGGGgaaataaaagaaaatgttaTAATCTGATGTTACAACAACATAATCTGAAACCCTGTGAACCCAAATTATATAAAAAGCACAAATAAAAAATACGTaccataaaaaaagaaaaaggaaaacattgtCCTTAAAAACAAGCTGCTACCAGGCTACCTTGAACTGGCTCCTAGCTTTAACTGACGCCAGTGGAAACCAGGGTGACCTATTCAGAGAGATGCGTTATGTTTAGTACAACAGACCTGGCAGTCCGCCAAGCAAAATAGGAGAATGGTGTCTGTTCTACTTCTTACAATTCTGTCTGCAAGTCTTTGAACAAGCCCCCATTATTACAGTTTCTCCTCTTAGTGACAGATTAGAACACAACCAGGAACGTCTCCACAGCATCCAAGGTCAGAATTCATTTCACAGAGACGTGACCCAGTGATGTCACAAGACGCTGCCCAGTGATGTCACAAGAGGCTACCCAGTGATGTCACAAGAGGCTGCCCAGTGATGTCACAAGAGGCTGCCCAGTGATGTCACAAGAGGCTGCCCCCCCGAACACAAGCTACTAAAGGAAGAGAACAGGATGAATAGAGAGGATTGCAATTGCCCACTGATTGTGTTTGTCGGATGATTGAATGTTGAACAGTGATTTCATACCAGACACTCTAATGGAAGTTAGACTATAAGAAAACATGAACAAACTTGAAGTGAAACAGACAAAAGTTGGATTTAAAGGAGAGGCAACCACTAATTAGTCACAAGCCCTTCCTATTCCATGGTGTATGCACCAAACAGGAGTTTGTAAAAGACACTAAATACTTTCCAACAGtgatgtgtcagagagagaacacCTGGGCGACTTCACATACAGAAAGAACAGAACATacttttatacacacacacacgctttacaCCTGGCTAGTGGCA includes the following:
- the ero1a gene encoding ERO1-like protein alpha isoform X3, producing the protein MKNYVFLVTLYSILNLRLSNSSSSASQRCFCQVTGSLDDCTCDVETIDAFNNEHLFPKLQKLLESDYFRFYKVNLNKPCPFWRDDSQCGHKDCAVKLCTPNEVPEGIKTHSHNKYTADANNHLQDCEQTLQLGAVDGSLSDKTRRAVVEWGKHDDEEESFCVADDEESPDSQYVDLLLNPERFTGYKGPEAWQIWNSIYEENCFKPYTVKRPLNPLASYSGNEGKTFYSWLEDQCVEKRAFYRLVSGLHASINIHLSARYLIDDNWFQRKWGHNISEFQQRFDAELTSGEGPKRLRNLYFLYLIELRALAKVLPFFQRPYFQLYTGQPAQDRQHKSLLLELLQVAKSFPLHFDEMSLFTGDKKEAARLKVFVPLVCY
- the ero1a gene encoding ERO1-like protein alpha isoform X1 translates to MKNYVFLVTLYSILNLRLSNSSSSASQRCFCQVTGSLDDCTCDVETIDAFNNEHLFPKLQKLLESDYFRFYKVNLNKPCPFWRDDSQCGHKDCAVKLCTPNEVPEGIKTHSHNKYTADANNHLQDCEQTLQLGAVDGSLSDKTRRAVVEWGKHDDEEESFCVADDEESPDSQYVDLLLNPERFTGYKGPEAWQIWNSIYEENCFKPYTVKRPLNPLASYSGNEGKTFYSWLEDQCVEKRAFYRLVSGLHASINIHLSARYLIDDNWFQRKWGHNISEFQQRFDAELTSGEGPKRLRNLYFLYLIELRALAKVLPFFQRPYFQLYTGQPAQDRQHKSLLLELLQVAKSFPLHFDEMSLFTGDKKEAARLKEDFKLTFRNISRIMDCVGCFKCRLWGKLQTQGLGTALKILFSERQIEELPKSGGRPSFQLSRQEIVSLFNAIGRISTSIRELENFRNLLTDVW
- the ero1a gene encoding ERO1-like protein alpha isoform X2, producing the protein MKNYVFLVTLYSILNLRLSNSSSSASQRCFCQVTGSLDDCTCDVETIDAFNNEHLFPKLQKLLESDYFRFYKVNLNKPCPFWRDDSQCGHKDCAVKLCTPNEVPEGIKTHSHNKYTADANNHLQDCEQTLQLGAVDGSLSDKTRRAVVEWGKHDDEEESFCVADDEESPDSQYVDLLLNPERFTGYKGPEAWQIWNSIYEENCFKPYTVKRPLNPLASYSGKTFYSWLEDQCVEKRAFYRLVSGLHASINIHLSARYLIDDNWFQRKWGHNISEFQQRFDAELTSGEGPKRLRNLYFLYLIELRALAKVLPFFQRPYFQLYTGQPAQDRQHKSLLLELLQVAKSFPLHFDEMSLFTGDKKEAARLKEDFKLTFRNISRIMDCVGCFKCRLWGKLQTQGLGTALKILFSERQIEELPKSGGRPSFQLSRQEIVSLFNAIGRISTSIRELENFRNLLTDVW